CTCTTCGTACTCTGTAAGGGGAGCAGGTGCTTCTTCATCCACATCAAGTGCTGGGACACTGACCATGCCTTGGATGTGAGTAAGGCTCTGCAGAACTTGCTGGGCCAAATCAAGTTCCGTAGAAGGTGAGGTTGCAGCGGCCAGCTTCACGCCAGAGTAGTGGTTGAAGTCAGTGCCGGACAACTCTACAGCGTTGTCGCTGTGGATCCAAATGGTGGTGCAATCATCGGTGGGAAAGATCACCTGCAATTGGTCTCTCTCGACGATGACATTCAGTCGGAGCACGATACCACGTTGGTCACCCCAAAGTTGGAGCACTGCAGCGATCTGGTCGGCTGTCAAGTTCGACTGGCCGATGTCAAAGAGTGGTGCCATTCTCTCAGTCATTTCTGGACCATTGAGAAGATCGCGCAGGTCGTCGATTGACGGTGCATGATCGGGCAACTGGTGGGACATGCTCTTGACGATGGCATACATTCCGCACTCAAGGTTGGCACCACTTGGAGTGGGCACGACTTCATATTGAGGGATCGCTGGGAGATTAGACTTGTCATCGGCAGAGCTTGCCAGCCATCAGTGGCAGGTGCTGATGGGCCCCAGTTACCATCAGCAGGAGCTTCAGAAGTTTCCCATTGCTCGGCATCAGGGTCAGAGATATCGATATTCTCAACAGTACCAAAAAGGATGGCTTTGGCAATATTGTGCACAGTGGTAGTCTTTCCGGAACCGGGACCGCCAGTGCAGAACGCATAGCCAGCAGGGACATCTTGAAGAGTTTCGACGAGACGTGCAACTTCACCATCGAATTCGCATTCCTTGTATGCACGGACAAGGCCGAGGAAATTCTCGTGGAAGTTTACCTTGGCGGGCTCCTTCTGGAAGTTGTGGCTATAGTTCCAGAAAGGAGCTGCCAGAGTCAAGTTTCAGGACTCAGCGCGCGAGTTCATCAACGTGACGGTGTCGCATTCAATCATGACGGTTGATGCATCTGGCATAGTGTACATGTTGATTCCTACACCCGTGTAGTCTGGGATGGCTATACTCCCACGGACGTACTgcttgagctgcttgtcATAATAGCCAGTAATGAATAAGCGGTTTAGGGAGTTTCGCAGGCTTCCAACAGGGCGTACGGTGTACCGACCGGTCTTCAAGTCGACATGTGGCTTGACAAGACCCGGAGGCCAGTTCGTCTGCCGAGCGGTGGCCACATAGTATAAAGCTATGTTTGACTCGGTACCGGTGCTCAGGGCCCCTGTCTGTAGCGCCAACTGTCATCGTGGTCCTCGCATTCTTGGAGACCCAAGTGCTGATTCGGTTAAACCATATggtcttcctcatcatcacgacGACGAAGCTCGCgaacaccagccttggcagTAGCAGCTCGTTAAACAGAGGGTGGCTTGCCTGCAAACTCAGCAGAAGCGGCAGCAGCGGCAGCCGAGGGAGTTGCAGTGAGATGGTAGTTGGGTTGCGCAGCATGAGTGATGAATGAGCGGACGCATTGCTGATCGATAGATGCTTCGAGGTCGGCAACCctgtcgtcgtcatcttctttctttcgAGCGTCTTTGATCTCAATCTCAATTGAAGTGCGACGATTGGACGATGGTTCTCGTTACAATACTGTTAGCTCACCTTCGAGCTTCTCCATGCGACGGAATCGATCAGAGCAGCATGTTTTCCGCTGGTGATAACTTTTCGTATCATATGCTGTAGACAAATAGCCTGCTGGGGACTCCCGTCCCTGTCATCATCCGCATAGCATGACATGCATTGCATACATGATCTGCTCTCGAAGGAATCAAACTCAAGTGGACAGAAATTGAGATCCGATGTTGCAAGATGCTAAATCAGAATTCGGCGAGTCAGCTCGTATTTGGGGCGGTTTGCATGCGCAAAGATATTCTGAAGATTTCTGGAGAAGACAACATCAAAGTTACACTCTCTCCGCTTGAATTTATCCAGACACTGCTCCAAATCATATAAAGCGTGCAAGAGCTGAGAGCCACCTATCGTGGTAGATCAGATAGTGCTCTTGAAGCGTTCCGAGGAAAACCTACCATCGAAATCAATTCTCGCCTCAACGAGGCAGTACCGCATCAACGACTATCCATGGATCACAAAAAGCTCCTGGCCAGCAAGTCCCCCACTGCCGATTGCAAGAGGTCTCTGTTCCTGGTACCAGTTTCGGAGGATCTTTATGTCGTCCTCAAGATCCGTGGCAATAAGGACGTTGAATGTTTTGTTTTGAGAGACCAGCccacaaagaaaagaagagatatgAACAAGTGAGAAAATATTGGAGGCCAaaatgaaaagaagaaggggggAAAGAAGCGGCTTTGTAAAGTCGCGGGAGGTATTTGCTTGCCAGTGATTGCCAGCTGGCGATTCACCCAAGTGCCACAGGCCGCAAGCACTGACAGGAATTAGACGGAAGGGGGCTAACCAAGAAACAAAAACATGGCAAACATGTTATTCGAACACTACCTTACCTGGGTTATCTACCTAGTTCCTAGGGAGAAAAGCACAGCCTGAGTGGATTGTATTGAAACATATCGGGAGCCAGTGACCTCAGGTTGGCGGGATAGGACACTTGAAAGACGGTCGGTCTCTTGAGGGATATCAGCTACATATGCCGGTGGCAAACAAATACTGTACTCAAAACACATGCAAGAAACCGAATGTGATCAAACTAAGTCAAATATCTAGGCGCGGTTTGCACCAGAGTGAATAAGTCGTATGGCGGGGATATAGCGATTCCGTGAATATCAACCTCACACATCTAACATTCAATCCCTACGGCCGCTCTTCCAAGAGCAAGCCTAAGCCTCGTACTAAGTTCACATCCCAATACTCCCATTTTAATCCGCCGTAACGCCACGCGCAATGCAAACTGAGCCCAACAACCTCGGGATATAATATCGCACGCTTCGTGCCTGTCCATTAGAGGGTCCCGACCATTAGGCTCTCAAGCATACCCCCGGTTTGGCATGCTACTTGGGCTCTCTCCACCTCGACCCTAACTCGGCGGTGTAAAGTCCTGAAGCCCTCATGGAGCTCTGCTGAGCCACCCACGAACTCTGCGTAGAGCTCGAGAAGGTGAAGACCAACTTCCACGCAGACACTAACATATCGGGGGTCGCAGATGTGACTGCAAACCCATTTCAAGATGGGCTGGACTGTGTGCTCGTCTCGAGACTCCAAGGCATCCTGGAGAGCGCTGCGATGGCGGAGGGCCAGGAGTAGGGTAAGCACGTTGAGGGGGGAATGCTCAGGTGAGTCTTTGTCGAGGACCTGATCGAGTGCACGCGCATATCGAGCATGTCGTAGGTCGCTCTGCCACGGGCGCTCTTTTTTCTTGTATGTGCGAGACTCGTTTGCGATGACAACATCGGCCCCCTCGCCAACCATATCCAGCTTCTTTGCAGCAGTAACTCTCCTCTTCCGCTTCTTACGCTTGGCGTCATGGGCTTCAATGGTTCCAGCAACCAGAGCAGCCATTTCCTTCTCCCGTTCGGCTTCTCTGTTGGCCTCAACTCCAGTGAGGCGGGTTCGCACACTAAGAACACCAGACTGCATACCAACTGCTAGATGTCGGTCGCTTGAATCGGCATCATCACTAGAAGGGATGACCTTGACAGACAGAACGGGAGATTGGTACTTGGTGCTTGATACAACATTCCATCCAGTCGTTTCAAAGACTTTGACATGACCCTCGAGGCCACCACTAACAAGTCGTCGACCATTGGTCGCGAGGCTGAGAGAAGTGACTGTCTTCTGGTGGTTGGTGATCATGTGCAGAGGGCGCGCGGCAACAAGGTCTAGAACGCTGATCGATTCACCCGCAGCTGCAAGAACTGCGGTTCCGGTGGGCATAGACAGCACGTCTTCAATAGGCGCGGCATGCTTGAAAGTCATGACCGCGCTGTTGCTTCCTGCCCTGGGGTCCCAAAGCTTGACGGTCGAGTCGTAGCTTCCAGAGACAATCATGTTGGACATAGTGCCAGGCATGAAGTTGGCGCATCGAACGTAGTCTGAGTGACCAACAAATGTAGTCGTCGGGTCGTTGCTTGGGAGATCCCAAAGTCGCACAGTTCTATCGTCGCTTGCGCTCAACAAGGTCGTCAGCTCAGTCGGTGAGAACTTGGTTGTCCAGACTGGCTGCTTATGCTGCGTCCATGTCTTGAGGATCGCCCTAGAATTGACATCGAAGACCTGAATCTTTCCCGTATCATCACCAGCCGCCAGTACCCTTCCATCTTTCCTGATCTCACCGCTACGTGCAACGTCGCCGAAGCGTGTAATAGTCTTTTGAAGCTTGCGCGTTCGATTCGAGTAGATCTGGATGCGTGTGCCTGTGGTGACTGCGAAAGAATCGTTATTGGCCGAGATGTGAACGACAGGATACGACGTTGGTGACGGAATCAGAAGCTGGTTCTTGAAGGTCTTCCAGTATCGTTGTTCCGCAGTGATTGGCGTAGGGCCCGAAGGCAGCTTAAGCTGTGGTAGAGGTCCCACCTGAGCAGCCATTGTCGAGTATCGCGATGACGGGCTTTCACAGTGGTGGTGTTTAGAATTCAACTGCCTTGAAAGTCGCCATGATTTTTTTTCAGAAcctgataagataaagaatTCTGATGGCTAAGGTAGGTAAGGACTTTTGGGGGAGCACTAACCCTTTTTAGGTTAATATCGTTGAGCATGAGCTCCACTGTAGACCTCCATACAATTCTCTTGCGATTGTCTCCttgaaaaaaagaaaagaaaaaaaaaacctgAGCACATCCAATGGAGATACGATGTCACCTAGGAGGTGACATAAGTAACTAAGGTATTATAGGTACCTTGGGTACTCTTAGGTATTTGTATGAAGCTTCTGCAAGAGATTCATCATTAGATCCTTTGTCATTTCACGTAGTCTAGTCCTTGTGCTTGGTCGCTGCGAGGATGACGTTTGGAATGAAACAAATCTAAATGgtacatatatatatatatatatatgaATTGGTTTCTAATTTTGAACAATTTTCTTGATATCAATGCATAAAACTCCAGCATTACCTTGCGCATCCTCCCAAGTGTTGCCTTATTCCAACGCCGAAATCATTACTACCGtggatataatattatacaTTCCCTCTAGGTCTCGTTACCTTCGTTGATTTAGTATCCTCCCCTGCGTCGGGACCTGCCTGTCCCAATATCAATTCGCTGCATCTCCTGCACTAATGCTAACTCCTGCCCTGTGCCGTTGGCACCGCTCATCATGGGCAGAGGAATCTTGGCTGGAATGGGAGGGCCACCATATGCACCCCGATTCTCGTCTTCAAAGTCCCATGTTCCTGCACGGGGTAGGCCGCGAAGCGAAGCATTTCCGTATGGAGCCCTCTCCTGGTAATTATCCTTAGAAATCGGAGCCAGTGGACTAGAGGCTGCTGGGGAGTTGCCAGCCGAAGTGCGGTTAGTGCGCTTCTGAAGACGGGTGCGACCGGCCTGTGGGGGTGTGCGTGGTTCATCGGAGAATGAATAAGATGGGTTGACGGCAGACATCGAATGACGCCCACTACGAGGTGGCCTTCGAGTGCTTGGAGGCATTGGTTGTGCCCCTGATAGCGGAGGGCGCGAGCGTGTTTCGCTGGGGGTAGACTCCGgttgcttcttctccggTTCAGGGGCCCATGTCTCCATAGGAAGATGGTCAGAAGGATCAATCTCCCGTCCGTCGTATGTGATGATTTTCTTTGGCTCCTCGTCCAAGAAATCCGGTGATGGGCTTGCTCCGTCTTTGGACGAAACAAGGCTGGGGTTCAATGCATCATACGAGTCTGGTCCGAAAGGGATATCCGACTTTCTCCTCTGATCTTCGAGCGGTGGCGCAGGACTGACCGATTTACGCTTGATCCTGTGCTGTGTGTTGGGGCTTGTGCGTGGGTCGGGCGATATGGCTCGAGGTTTTACAATTTGTTGCTCCGGCGGGTTGTAAGTGATAGCCCGCCGGTTGTAAGGCTGAACAGCATAAGCATGCTCGGGTGGCGGCTGGTTGTATTCTTGGAACGACTCGTTCCTAGGGCGTCCTCGAGGAGGCGTGTGCATGCTGGACATGCTCTGAGAATGCTGTCTTCGGTCATGCCGGCGGTCCTCATATATAAGATCCGTCAATTCCTGAGACTGGTTTGCATCCAAACCCGGTACGAGAGCTGCTGGGAGAGGCGGCGGCGCATAGTTGTGTGGGCTTTGCCTATGCGCGACAGTCATGTCAGTCGAGTGGCCTTGGTAATGACCTTGGCCACTCTGAGGATAATAAGAATTATCCCCGGTGTTTCTTGGATAGCCTCGACCATGAGATGGTGACACTGTCACCTGCCAGTCCTCAGGGTTGTGGTAATCTTGGGGGGCGTGCGATGGCGAGTAATCGTCCCGGAATGGGGCCGGAGCAGGAACGGGAGATCGCCGCAGGACGAGAGGTGCAGGGCTGGGGTTGTCATCGAAGCAAAGCTCATCAGAACGCTGGAACTGTAAGCCATTTTGGGCAAAGTTCTGACCAGGGGGGCCTGAGGCTTCAGGGACATCCTCAACTGTGGGCTGCATAGATCTGTAATGGGGATCATAACTGGCGTCATAAGAGCTATGTCTCGGTAAGCTATCATAGCTGTTTGTGTTTGGTGGGGTGGATTGATTGGCGGCAGGGGCTGAATCATACGCCCGAAATGCCGGGCGTCCAGGATAAGCCACCATTGACTGTCTCTGAGCTTCATGTCTCAAAACGTCATGTCTCATCTGTGGCATCTTGTTTGGTGACGTATCGAAGCTTCCTCTCGGCACAAGTTCCTGGCCTGTGCTGTTGTGTCTACTCCTGTGCGCGGGTGGTGGTGGGGGACGTTCATTTTCTACTGGCGAGTACTGCCTGGGATCGTCCAATAATGGCGGAGGCTGCTGATAGGGATCCTGTTGAGGAGAGTAATGGCCTCGAGGATCCATTTGATCTGGTTGAGGAGAGTATTGAACTCGAGGGTCCATCAGCTCTTGTTGTGGTGTGTATCTTGAACTATACTCCCGCTCATCGTACTGCTGGTGGGCTCCCTCATAAGGAACCATCGACCTCCGCGACTGGCGGGGTGCCTCACGATTTGGTGTTATATACTCCTGTGGGACAGGCCCATGTGGAGATGGGGGATATTGCTCCGTGTGACGGCGTGATGAGTGTGACGGCGGTGTGTTGTACTCGACAGCTTGCAAAGGGGACTGTGTTGGGACAAAGCTTCCTGAGTGCGAGGCTTGTTTGCCGTGAGTTCGCACAGGCGTGCGGTGATCCGGACCGGTAGGTGTTGCTGTAGGCGCCGCTAAGGGAGCTGGTTGGGGTGCTGCTGTTGGAGCTGGAACAGGGGCTGGAGGAGTCACAGCTGGAGCCTCGCCAGTAACAGGATCAGACGGCAAAGGACGTCTCTTAACGGGCGTTCTTTGTTTGACAGAACCCTGATCAGGTTCAGCGGGTGCAATTTGCTTTTGTTTCGGTGCGGGCTTGTCTGGCTTTGGTCGAGTATCGTAGAAAGTGATTTCAACTCGAATCTCTCCAGCATATTTGCCTTTGCAAGTTAATGTTTGCCAAAAGTCATTTTGGCCGCCCCCAGGCACAATGATTCCTCTGAGGTCTATCCAGGACTCTCCAATCAGGTCTGTCCGCTTATCGTCTGTGAAGATGGATAGCTTGAGTTGGTAGTAATCCGGACAGTCATGGACTGTGAAACGAAGTTCTTGATCCCTATTGCACCGATTAGTTTCAACTTGCCTTCGATAAGCTCCCCGTTTGCTGCTAGATCTTACCATTTTGGTGTTTGTCCACCTCTGACATCTGTCGTTGTCTTCCTGGCTTCCTTTCCTAATCTGGCTGCGCAGTAAGGGTCCTGCTTCCCGATCGTCTTGCGGTTCGGCAAGTTCTTGGCCCGATCGACGATAGCGACCAGGGTTCCAATCTCTGGGCCGTCCACCGCAATGTCGGCAAAGATGCCCGCAGTGTGCGCTGCGCTCATAAgattcttgaccttggctgCCATTACAGCTATACGCACCAGCGCCCGAGTAAGAAAGCAGTGGGAGGGTTAAAGAATGAGGTGGTTGCTGAATCCAGGCCAGGTTTGTTTACATGAACAATTGCTGCTATTGACCAAAGATAGCTCGATTTGGGTAGCTCGAAAGTTGAGTTGGTATCAGGAACGACTAATGGACTAGCGCAAAGCAAAGGCGACGCCTGGTAGAGAAATCGAATCGAACAAAGATAATGGAGAGACCAGCAAATGAAGAGTTGAGAAGGCGAAGGGTAAGGTTTGAAACGGACCAGAAGGCGTTGACTGACAGTACCAGGCGAGGCTGGAAGGAATTCGAGTATGAGGTGGAATTAAACTTTCGAATAGTGAACTTTCCGCTCCGGAGTTTGGGTTGGGTATGAAATTAATCGAGTCAAGACTGGAAAACAAAACAGGCCGAGTAATGCAGCTAGAGTGATGACGGAATGATAGACAGAGAGCTGCTCGCGACTAGAAACCGCACCAAACCGAATTGCTCTTGAGAGTCTGAGCAATCCAGAATAGTGTAGAGGAGCTGTGAGGTTAGTAAACCCTTGTGGTTCAAGAGAGTGTGTGTGAgagcaagagaaggaagaagtcTTCTCTCTCTGTGACAAATGAACAGGAACGCGATGAAGCAGGATATCAAGACGTTGTATACGTCTGGCTTGCGTGTGGTTGGGGGCCGAAAGCGGTAGTCCAGTGGGGCTCTGTGGAACAATTCGAGTGGAGCCTCTGACGGGAGGCTGGGCTTGGGCTGGAAACGGGGAGGCTGGTGCAACTGCTGCAGGGGATGAATCTACCCCTAGAGCCGCTTATTCGCCAAACACCTCTGGGGGATTTACAGGGAATCTATGCCCAGATTAACAGGGGAGTTCTAAAGTTTTGGCGCGTCCAGGGGATTGGGTCCTTGGCAGTTGTTGATAGTGAGAATTGGATGGCGGATCGCAAGCAGAGACGGTGAGGTCGCGTCATGATAGGGCAGAGTCTACAGGTAtcaatgcaatgcaatgcgGTCCAAGTCGATGCCGATGTCGATGTCTCTTCCGACCTCCCGCTCCCATCCGATTCAGGGGATCATGGATCATTCAGGGACGGAATGACTGAGGTGAAGTGGCTCCCGCCCCTTCGACAATTCAGGAACAGGCACGAAGACGGGCAGACCCAAATGGTTTCAACTGAATACGTTACCTAGCTCGCCTCGTCCTAAGAGAGGCCATTCGAGCTGAACTCATGATCCTCCAATGGCTGCACTGCCTTTTACTCATTCACCACACCACATTCGGGAATATGTACAAAATGGAAATGGTACGCGCGTGTTTGGCGAAGTCATGGTCACAGCCACACAGTTATTGCGTACATCCAATCCTCCAGATACATACTCCCTCGGACTCGCGATTGCCAAGCCGTAGGCTGACGTTGACGTTCCACTCGCTCGATTCATTCCATACTGTTACATAGTAACTTGGATTAACAGTGATGATGGATCTCCTGATATCCCTTGATTAGTGCTCAGACCATGATCGGTACGGCCTTGGTTTTTTGGTTTTTCCTACCAAGTTCGGTTACCGTATCGATTTTGCAAATCGAGTAATCCCCCTCAAGCAAACAGGAACTAACCTCAGGACCTTATGAAAGCATGATCGTGCGCTCCAGAGGCCCATCTAGACTGCGGACCCAAGGGCAAACCGCTGAGGCGCCCTTAAACCCAAAAGCAGAACCGGGATAATGGGCTGGACGTTGAAAGACCCCTGCTCCTCACGAGCATGTCACTCTTCATTAGTTGGCCCTTGATGTTGGAATAACCgtcctcaacctcttcgagTCCAATTGGAACAACGTCCCTGGCGAGATCGGCTCTACCGATTGACCCACTGACTGATGCCACTAGACTCTGCATCATCCTGTTCCTTGGCTGGCTGAATTTGCTAGAAACAACTTATTTCAgcctttcatcatcatgataCCGGATCGGGTTTGATGTCACAGAATGTTTGCGGCGTTAAAGGTACCCTGTTGCCATGGGAGACAACGACATAGTGTCACACCCCTCAACTGTCTCGAGTATGAATTCCTGAACTACTAAATCCATCACTCCAATTACGCCGACAGCAGTATGCCCATGTTTCACGCAAAAGGCCTATCATACCGTAGCGCTCTAAGCCTTTGTGTTCCACCACTATCCTCATTTCTGATATAAGTGGGAAAGAAACAGAATTGAGACAACGACGGATGTGCAGTGTGGTTAGAGATAAGGTAATGACGGTTCGAACGTTACCTCTGCGCCCAAATCAACACGAACTCAATTTCAAAAAGGGAGAAGGAGCGTCTACGAATATTCCGGGGAAATTTGGCGTTGGTGGTTCTACTCTGTTGCTTTTGTATAATATCGCTACCAGTCACAGCTCTTGGCAAGGAGAGCTGCCAGTTGCTCGAGATGGGCCTTGTCAACCTCGTCGAAACCGTTCAGCTCAGCACAGTCGATGTCGATGATAGCCACCAGCTTCTTCGAACCGTCGTCCTGAGCAACCACAATAGGCACGACGATCTCGCTCTTGCTGTCTCCATCACAAGCAATATGTCCCGGAAACTCCTCCACGTCTCGGACTAGCTGTGTCTCTTGGgtcgctgctgctgctccgCAAACGCCTTTACCGAACTTGATAGTCTGGCAGGCAACCTTTCCCTGGAAGGGGCCCAGAATGAGCTGCGGATCTTGAGATGATTTGTCAAGGACGTAAAAGCCTGTAGTTGAACATAACATGTCGTCGTTACTGCTTGTGTTCTGGGACTCGGGGTTTGTGACATACCAGCCCAGTTCACATCTTTGCTCGGTGATTCCAGAGATTTATATGCGTGCCACAATAGGGAAGCAGCATTTGAAAGGTTGCTGTTGAACTGTTAGCGATGGCCTGAACCAGCGAGCTCTTAATCTCCATACCAGACCTGTTACAAGAATGAGTTAGAAGGTAAGTCCAATAGTTCCGGCAACCGAGATTGTTTGACGAACCCAGTTACGTTGGTCAGTGATCAGGCCCTCGGCCTGCCAGAGCACTTGCTCATAAGCGTCCTCCTTTGTTATGCCGTCGGCAAAGTTTGATGCATCAGCGTGAACCTGCAAGAGCAAAGTCAGTTTATGATGAGTCCTTGCTTGACTAAAAAAAATTTAGGTCTGAACAAACCATCTTGCCCGTTGGAATTTTCAAATAACTTCCTTCCCGCGGGATACTACGGATCAATACAGCTTTCGGAGATTCGATAGTATAGACGAATATGTTCTAGAAGAAATTTCGAAGTTGATAATCAGAAACTTGGTGGAGTTGACGGGACTTGATCACCAGGATGAATTTGATACTCCCCGCTAAAATTTGCGTGTCATTTTAGCGGCTTTGATGCCAGCAATTCAACCAACAAAATCACAGTTCGATAACAAGCCTCAAATGTCACCTATTGCCATGCTGATACGTTCTGTAGCtatatacttagatataaaCTTAATGGCTAAGACCCACGATGGGTTATATGTCGTATCTGGAGCCGACCGCCAACTGAAAGACATCaaacaacctcatcatgaTGTTCCATTACATCTGGTTGGCGAAAATTAGGGCCTGACAGACCCAGTAGTCAGGTAATAAGAGGTTGGTTGAAGGGTGAAGCTGAAGTTGCAATAATTAGGCATTACGGTGGCTGGTTCAAACTCCCCGATAATCGATCCATCATCTTGTAGGCTCTAATGGCACTCTTCAGCTTTCCTAGGGCTGGACTCAAGCCATGCTTGCTAGGGAAATCGGATGATTTCTCTTATTCTGGGGAAAATTGCTACATCTTCAATACTGtgagacttcttcttcagggTAGTCCGGTTGTTGAGCCGGGGAAGATGACCCAAAAGCAAAGCCATTAGTGTAAAACGTGTAACGAAAAAGTTAAGAAAGCATATTGATAATTGCTTGTCGTGCGTTGAGATTTATGTTTCGTTGAGGATACATATTTAGGTTGTCTGTGAATTGAAATACACACAAGCTGCACTCATGGGACAAAGGGACACGATTATGAAGACAAACAAATAGGGGATAGCAGAGCGAAATGAAGTCGCTACAATACCATGACAAATTTACTAGGTATTCCCGACCTTAGGCTAGCCAATGACAAGCTGCAAGCGGATTGtctttcatgatgatggttcCTGAAAATCGATCGGACCTAAAAGGGAAGGAAAGCCAAATTCGCCGACGTCAACTAACAGCCTGGCCAATGACGCAGTGCATTTTGGAATTTCCGACTCTTGGCCGTCAGGGCCCATCCCCAACATAGACTTGTCTCAACCATAAACTCCTTGACCATGAGCTCTCGAGCAGCATGGCGACTCTGTGGGCGCAGTCAGAATACACGCCGTTGGCCACTCTTGGCGACCACCCCCTTT
This DNA window, taken from Fusarium oxysporum f. sp. lycopersici 4287 chromosome 7, whole genome shotgun sequence, encodes the following:
- a CDS encoding GAF protein, with the translated sequence MVHADASNFADGITKEDAYEQVLWQAEGLITDQRNWVCNLSNAASLLWHAYKSLESPSKDVNWAGFYVLDKSSQDPQLILGPFQGKVACQTIKFGKGVCGAAAATQETQLVRDVEEFPGHIACDGDSKSEIVVPIVVAQDDGSKKLVAIIDIDCAELNGFDEVDKAHLEQLAALLAKSCDW